One genomic segment of Flavobacteriaceae bacterium includes these proteins:
- the rpmF gene encoding 50S ribosomal protein L32, whose amino-acid sequence MAHPKRKISKTRRDKRRTHYKASTQQIAVDPTTGEAHLYHRAHWHESKLYYRGQVVMESSEAEV is encoded by the coding sequence ATGGCACATCCAAAGAGAAAAATATCCAAAACCAGAAGAGATAAAAGAAGAACTCACTATAAGGCTTCAACTCAGCAAATAGCGGTAGACCCAACAACCGGAGAAGCTCATTTATACCACAGAGCTCATTGGCATGAAAGTAAACTCTATTACAGAGGCCAGGTTGTAATGGAATCTTCCGAAGCAGAAGTATAA
- a CDS encoding DUF177 domain-containing protein, producing MKGMKDFNIPFVGLKLGSHLFKYQIDNTFFEAFNFNEYFNTRVTANATLVKKTTFIEISVQISGTVNLSCDITNIPYDQEITGNLDLVVKFGSEYNDNDIDILILSHGAYQLNIAQYIYELIILSVPAKRVHPKVTDGTMQSKTLDILNSSQKTVPAENAETDPRWDMLKNLITEKNT from the coding sequence ATGAAAGGCATGAAAGATTTTAACATTCCTTTTGTAGGTTTAAAATTAGGAAGCCATTTATTCAAATATCAAATCGATAACACGTTCTTTGAAGCATTTAATTTTAATGAATACTTTAATACCCGGGTTACAGCTAACGCCACCCTTGTAAAAAAGACAACTTTTATAGAAATCTCTGTTCAGATAAGCGGAACTGTAAACCTTTCTTGTGATATTACAAATATTCCTTATGATCAGGAAATTACAGGGAATCTAGACTTGGTTGTTAAGTTTGGGTCGGAGTATAATGACAATGATATAGATATCTTGATACTCTCACATGGGGCATACCAGCTAAATATAGCCCAATACATATATGAGTTGATTATTTTGTCTGTCCCTGCAAAAAGAGTTCATCCAAAAGTCACAGACGGTACTATGCAATCTAAAACTTTGGACATATTAAATAGCTCACAAAAAACAGTTCCGGCGGAAAATGCGGAAACAGATCCCAGGTGGGATATGTTAAAGAATTTAATAACAGAAAAAAATACATAA